The DNA sequence ATGCTTATAGACAAGTTGGGAATGTCCATCACGGCGAAGTAAAACACAGAAATTATCAAACCATGTGATCATGCCTTGTAATTTTACACCGTTAACAAGGAAAACAGTTACAGAAGTTTTGCTTTTTCTTACGCTATTCAGAAAGACATCTT is a window from the Temperatibacter marinus genome containing:
- the hfq gene encoding RNA chaperone Hfq, which translates into the protein MSEKNQNLQDVFLNSVRKSKTSVTVFLVNGVKLQGMITWFDNFCVLLRRDGHSQLVYKHAISTIMPGGPVQLFEPEKDVME